A single genomic interval of SAR324 cluster bacterium harbors:
- a CDS encoding alpha/beta fold hydrolase produces the protein MLDSKTYFTENRDQQIAYKKYGSNGNETIVFLHGLTSKKEDWNSQEANKGTTYIEFFVNKGYRCISVDCLSHGESSKPQKAANYDRRLLALDFISVMDAEKIEKAHFIGYSMGGLLGCCVARFYPHRLKSLMLGGHCPGVGSAEEINRQDVGKLTFDKAQDIFGDDFLQQFPKDHLPAIRNIFDTMEEAEGLEMAVANLNVPVLLWVGEEEPVLFEKGKSLARQHGWEFFSVEGDHIGGFVNAGSVLPQLFQFLNKISHD, from the coding sequence ATGCTAGACTCAAAAACATACTTTACTGAAAATCGTGATCAACAAATTGCCTATAAAAAATATGGATCGAATGGAAATGAAACAATAGTTTTCCTGCATGGTTTGACAAGCAAGAAGGAGGACTGGAATTCACAGGAAGCTAACAAGGGGACGACTTATATTGAATTCTTTGTCAACAAGGGTTATCGCTGCATATCTGTTGATTGTCTTTCACATGGAGAAAGTTCCAAACCCCAGAAAGCTGCAAACTATGATCGTAGACTACTAGCTCTCGATTTTATTTCTGTGATGGATGCTGAAAAAATCGAAAAAGCTCATTTTATTGGTTATTCCATGGGTGGTTTATTAGGGTGCTGTGTGGCAAGATTTTATCCACATCGACTAAAGAGTTTGATGCTTGGTGGACACTGCCCTGGAGTAGGTTCTGCCGAAGAAATTAATAGGCAGGATGTCGGCAAACTTACTTTTGATAAAGCCCAAGATATATTTGGAGACGATTTCCTGCAGCAGTTTCCCAAGGATCATTTGCCGGCTATCAGAAATATCTTTGATACGATGGAGGAAGCTGAGGGTTTGGAGATGGCGGTCGCAAATCTAAACGTGCCCGTACTTTTGTGGGTAGGCGAGGAGGAACCTGTTCTTTTTGAGAAAGGGAAATCGTTAGCAAGACAACATGGTTGGGAATTTTTTTCAGTTGAAGGTGATCACATCGGTGGTTTTGTCAACGCAGGTTCAGTTCTACCCCAACTCTTTCAGTTTTTGAATAAGATTTCACATGACTAG
- a CDS encoding NAD(P)-dependent oxidoreductase: MKDKLFGFIGLGNMGQPMAQHIARKGYRLLVHDIAGTRERAPENSLIAASNAEVVKRAQVVALSLPTVEVNQLVVQEIAKLLTDDCVIVDTCTIGPAAAAENAQVLTKAGLGYIDSPVSGLRFRAVEGTLTTMVSGPVNQIDQVRPLIECYSANVFVVGEEAGQGQQMKMINNALCISSYVTTSEALAYGESGGLQLETMLAVINASSGQSFATSQTFPKFVASGRFNSGCEAHIIEKDLGLFVEDASRKGTNNTVIAKALERVADFVAEDRTQDQFRIYPFIKSSKPDS; the protein is encoded by the coding sequence ATGAAAGACAAACTCTTCGGCTTTATTGGTTTGGGAAACATGGGGCAACCCATGGCGCAACACATTGCTCGTAAAGGGTACCGCCTTCTGGTTCATGATATCGCTGGAACAAGAGAAAGAGCTCCTGAAAACAGCTTGATTGCAGCATCCAATGCTGAGGTGGTGAAGCGAGCCCAAGTGGTAGCTTTATCGCTACCTACGGTGGAGGTCAATCAACTCGTTGTTCAAGAAATTGCGAAATTGCTGACCGATGATTGTGTGATCGTGGATACCTGCACCATTGGTCCTGCCGCTGCTGCCGAGAATGCTCAAGTGCTGACTAAAGCAGGTCTTGGATATATAGACAGCCCTGTTTCGGGTCTACGGTTTAGAGCTGTTGAAGGAACTCTCACGACTATGGTATCTGGACCTGTGAACCAAATTGACCAAGTTCGCCCACTGATCGAGTGCTATTCAGCAAATGTCTTTGTCGTGGGAGAGGAAGCTGGACAGGGGCAGCAGATGAAAATGATCAACAATGCACTTTGCATTTCCTCCTATGTGACGACCAGCGAGGCCCTGGCCTATGGAGAATCTGGTGGATTACAACTGGAAACGATGCTGGCAGTAATCAACGCAAGTTCAGGACAGAGTTTTGCGACAAGTCAGACCTTTCCCAAGTTTGTGGCTTCTGGTAGATTCAACTCTGGCTGTGAGGCACACATCATTGAAAAAGACCTTGGGTTGTTCGTTGAAGATGCCTCGCGAAAGGGAACCAACAACACGGTGATTGCCAAGGCATTAGAGCGGGTTGCCGACTTTGTTGCAGAAGACCGAACCCAGGATCAGTTCCGCATCTATCCCTTCATCAAATCATCCAAACCAGACAGCTGA
- a CDS encoding FAD-dependent oxidoreductase — protein sequence MESFDVIVCGGGAAGVSAAVGAAQTGARVALLERYGFLGGAATNSQVLSYCGFYQCDDRGDRAIGGVGYRVLLELAKLGEDIQPRLSELTGNRIILLDPEKLKYVLDQLVLSHRVELFLHTTLVDVKKQGSHLEAVDLVGLFQQRSLSGTAFVDATGNGQLAKFVGLPCSVNQQEQPLQSMSLPIRLGGLAKDLMIDRDAIRVAVELYNRQAIHPISRQDGGVFMRVPNSNDWLWMIVDLGLKDVQEELVTKAEWLGRQIAHDCLEVLRAEVAGFENCHIVNTGPQIGIREAWRHEAQYALKREDLEGGRKFDSGIARAAWPMENHSKPGKPSYHPIGGGGYGLIPLESLSTKIPNLWLAGRTIGADAAAYGSIRVMGTSFATGQAAGVAAALFAQQDESPQSHRVIADLVAQEALV from the coding sequence ATGGAATCCTTTGACGTCATTGTCTGTGGGGGAGGTGCTGCAGGGGTCAGTGCCGCCGTTGGAGCAGCCCAAACTGGGGCTCGGGTGGCCCTGCTGGAACGCTATGGCTTTTTGGGTGGAGCCGCTACTAATTCGCAGGTGTTGTCTTACTGTGGTTTCTATCAATGCGACGATCGTGGAGACCGTGCAATCGGGGGTGTTGGTTACAGGGTGCTGTTGGAACTGGCAAAGCTGGGGGAAGATATACAACCACGCCTCTCAGAATTAACTGGCAATCGCATCATCTTACTTGATCCTGAGAAGCTGAAATATGTCCTCGATCAACTCGTGCTTTCCCATCGAGTGGAACTCTTTCTACACACCACGCTAGTTGATGTGAAAAAGCAGGGGAGTCATCTTGAGGCGGTTGACTTGGTAGGTCTTTTTCAGCAAAGATCACTCTCTGGAACGGCCTTTGTTGATGCGACCGGCAATGGCCAGCTTGCCAAATTTGTGGGCCTCCCTTGCAGCGTTAATCAGCAGGAACAGCCTCTCCAGTCCATGTCACTTCCCATTCGACTAGGAGGTCTCGCCAAGGATCTGATGATTGATCGGGATGCAATCAGAGTGGCTGTTGAGTTATACAATCGGCAGGCTATTCATCCTATTTCTCGTCAGGATGGTGGAGTCTTCATGAGGGTTCCCAATTCCAATGACTGGCTCTGGATGATCGTTGATCTTGGCCTAAAGGATGTTCAGGAGGAGTTGGTGACAAAGGCAGAGTGGCTGGGACGTCAAATCGCCCATGACTGCTTGGAAGTTCTAAGAGCGGAAGTAGCTGGATTTGAGAATTGCCACATCGTGAATACTGGACCACAAATCGGCATTCGGGAAGCCTGGCGCCATGAGGCTCAATACGCACTCAAGCGAGAAGATTTGGAAGGTGGGAGAAAATTTGACTCTGGAATCGCTCGTGCCGCCTGGCCGATGGAAAATCACTCAAAACCAGGCAAGCCGTCTTATCATCCAATCGGTGGAGGGGGATATGGATTGATCCCCCTGGAGTCGCTCTCCACAAAGATTCCCAATCTTTGGTTGGCTGGCCGTACCATTGGGGCGGATGCGGCTGCATATGGTTCCATCCGGGTAATGGGAACTTCCTTCGCCACCGGACAAGCTGCTGGTGTTGCCGCAGCGCTCTTCGCTCAACAAGATGAATCTCCTCAATCACACCGAGTGATTGCAGATCTCGTAGCTCAGGAAGCCCTGGTCTGA
- a CDS encoding ABC transporter permease, with product MNPEKSIKLSVQIPLFLLLNLVLYFLDLWTNQALMCLVIDVIIFGKIVNDVMKLVPVRYKKSSEHFITLLFPILLLSIWEIFASTGKINPTWFPEPTKILASLWELITVPEKFSETTLLGRPWMILERYQEQGLEGVWKLIEEGHVWATLYRVVMGFLIGLVPAVFCGFLMGMNKTIRLMFDSILSAIYVLPKIAIFPIVMLVFADPFGDAPRIAVVALSVFFMMTIHTMGAVQNVEGIYILAGRNYGAHGLKLFFKVILPGSLPSIFSGMRVALGMALIVIIAVEFLRAEKGVGYLIYYNWEILAPEKMYAGLITVMLIGILTTLVLKLLQYLALPWKRHSLFK from the coding sequence ATGAATCCTGAAAAATCAATTAAGCTCTCCGTTCAGATCCCATTATTTCTCTTGCTGAACCTGGTTCTCTACTTTCTCGACTTATGGACGAATCAGGCGCTGATGTGCTTGGTGATTGATGTGATCATTTTTGGCAAGATCGTCAATGATGTGATGAAATTAGTCCCAGTTCGCTATAAGAAAAGCTCGGAGCACTTTATCACTTTGCTCTTTCCCATTTTACTGCTCTCAATCTGGGAGATATTCGCTAGTACTGGTAAGATCAACCCAACTTGGTTCCCAGAGCCCACCAAGATCCTTGCCTCTCTCTGGGAGCTGATCACGGTCCCGGAAAAGTTCAGCGAGACCACCCTGTTGGGTCGTCCATGGATGATTTTAGAACGTTATCAAGAGCAGGGTCTCGAAGGAGTCTGGAAATTGATCGAAGAAGGCCATGTCTGGGCGACTTTGTATCGAGTGGTCATGGGTTTCTTGATTGGCCTAGTCCCAGCGGTTTTTTGTGGCTTCCTGATGGGGATGAACAAGACAATCCGTTTGATGTTTGACAGCATCCTTTCAGCAATCTATGTACTTCCAAAAATCGCAATTTTCCCCATCGTGATGCTGGTCTTTGCCGATCCTTTTGGGGATGCTCCCCGGATTGCCGTGGTTGCTCTTTCCGTCTTTTTCATGATGACCATTCACACTATGGGTGCAGTCCAGAATGTTGAAGGAATTTATATTCTGGCAGGCCGCAATTATGGGGCGCATGGGCTGAAACTCTTCTTCAAGGTTATCCTGCCGGGCTCCTTACCATCAATCTTTTCAGGAATGCGAGTTGCTCTTGGAATGGCCCTGATCGTGATCATTGCAGTCGAATTTCTCCGAGCCGAGAAAGGAGTTGGCTACCTGATCTACTACAACTGGGAAATCCTGGCGCCAGAGAAGATGTATGCTGGTTTGATCACAGTCATGCTGATCGGCATCCTGACTACCCTGGTCCTGAAACTGCTGCAGTATCTGGCTCTTCCCTGGAAACGCCACTCTCTCTTCAAATGA
- a CDS encoding ABC transporter ATP-binding protein, translating to MSVKIRCQGCQKVYSTAEGEFTAIGDATLQIEEGQFVCIVGPSGCGKSTLLKIIAGLDYFTAGEFDVQHGEGKDQPINNVIFQEYAIFPWRTVMENVAFGLEMRGISKKIRTEIAREWLQKVGLSKFANYFPDQISGGMKQRVAIIRALANDPEILLMDEPLGALDAQSRLLIQEELLKLWDETKKTVLYVTHSLDEAIFLGDEVLMMSANPGHIIERYPITIERPRSINTMNSGDFTRIRSEIWEKLAVEVDRSMASQQ from the coding sequence ATGTCCGTAAAGATCCGTTGCCAAGGTTGTCAGAAAGTCTACAGCACGGCGGAAGGAGAGTTTACCGCCATTGGTGATGCCACCCTGCAAATTGAGGAAGGTCAGTTCGTCTGTATCGTCGGTCCTTCTGGATGCGGAAAATCCACCTTGCTCAAGATCATTGCGGGATTGGACTACTTCACTGCCGGAGAGTTTGACGTCCAGCATGGGGAGGGCAAGGATCAGCCAATCAATAACGTCATCTTTCAGGAATACGCTATCTTTCCTTGGCGGACTGTCATGGAGAACGTTGCCTTTGGACTTGAGATGCGGGGTATTTCAAAAAAAATCCGCACAGAAATCGCCCGAGAATGGCTTCAGAAAGTTGGCTTGAGCAAATTTGCCAACTACTTCCCGGATCAGATCTCGGGTGGTATGAAACAACGAGTTGCCATCATCCGAGCATTGGCCAATGATCCAGAAATTCTATTGATGGACGAACCATTGGGGGCTCTTGATGCACAGTCCAGACTCTTGATCCAGGAAGAATTGCTAAAACTCTGGGACGAAACCAAAAAAACTGTTCTTTACGTCACACACAGTCTGGACGAAGCAATATTTTTGGGTGACGAGGTACTGATGATGTCGGCTAACCCCGGTCACATCATCGAACGTTATCCAATCACGATTGAGAGGCCGCGCTCCATCAACACGATGAACAGTGGTGATTTTACAAGAATTCGGAGTGAAATCTGGGAGAAGCTGGCAGTAGAGGTCGATCGCTCGATGGCTAGCCAGCAATGA
- a CDS encoding ABC transporter substrate-binding protein, whose translation MNWHIKNLSCKVSIIVMAVGLLWSSNGLANDGLKPLNPPEKVTVAYVPIMKFATMYVAHSRKLFEKYGLDVTLRRVKSGTEAIAFLSEGKIDVGGIAIVTSLWNGWSRGLDLRIIAPGGLEPMENSPTALIARADLMANGSIKSVQDLKGMRIGVAGGPGSGGEYLLTKALQQAGMMLNDIQKVKIGNADMPKALANQSIDAALTGPPYTTQSINDGHAKVLASDLVPGLMTVAFVGSGKFVNQRADVAERFVLAVGEAARLMQGDDFLDEENIKAYMTNTNTTEKALRTGKKLIYDPNIVIPVAGLKDIESVHRLNGRTEYTTELDLNNAVDERFTKKALSILGSY comes from the coding sequence ATGAATTGGCACATCAAGAATTTGTCCTGTAAGGTAAGCATCATTGTGATGGCGGTTGGTTTACTCTGGAGCTCCAACGGGTTGGCTAACGACGGTCTGAAACCGTTGAATCCACCAGAAAAAGTAACAGTGGCCTACGTACCCATCATGAAGTTTGCGACCATGTACGTCGCTCACAGCAGGAAGCTATTCGAAAAGTACGGCCTTGATGTAACACTGCGTCGTGTGAAATCGGGTACAGAAGCGATTGCTTTTTTGTCAGAAGGCAAGATTGATGTTGGAGGGATTGCGATCGTGACCTCTCTCTGGAATGGCTGGAGCCGAGGCCTGGATCTGCGTATTATCGCACCGGGTGGTCTGGAGCCAATGGAGAATAGCCCCACCGCTCTCATTGCTCGAGCAGATCTGATGGCCAATGGCTCAATCAAAAGTGTGCAGGATTTGAAGGGAATGCGCATTGGTGTCGCTGGTGGCCCTGGCAGTGGAGGTGAGTATTTACTGACTAAAGCTTTGCAACAAGCGGGAATGATGCTCAATGACATCCAGAAGGTAAAGATTGGCAATGCCGACATGCCCAAGGCCCTAGCAAATCAGTCCATTGATGCAGCCCTGACAGGACCTCCCTACACCACCCAATCAATCAATGATGGTCATGCCAAGGTACTCGCTTCTGATCTAGTCCCTGGCTTGATGACGGTGGCGTTTGTGGGCTCTGGAAAATTTGTCAATCAACGGGCAGATGTGGCAGAGCGATTCGTTCTTGCTGTGGGAGAGGCAGCTCGCCTTATGCAAGGTGATGACTTTCTTGACGAAGAAAACATCAAAGCCTACATGACGAACACTAACACCACAGAAAAAGCCCTACGTACAGGAAAGAAGCTGATCTATGATCCAAACATCGTCATTCCAGTGGCTGGTCTTAAGGACATTGAAAGCGTGCATCGTTTGAATGGCCGGACGGAATACACCACAGAGTTGGATCTGAACAATGCAGTCGATGAGCGCTTCACAAAAAAAGCACTCAGCATCTTGGGGAGTTATTAA
- a CDS encoding DUF3179 domain-containing protein, with protein MKKRPILLFALGMLFIANLVSANSESKGEDTLSELLRRATIGWNTDWSKHSIEYRELLSGGPPRDGIPPIDQPKFIDNQQAEQWLAPNDPVIALELNRDARAYPLQILTWHEIVNDTVGGIPITITFCPLCNSAIAFERNYQGITYDFGTSGLLRHSDLVMYDRQTESLWQQFTGEAIVGAMTGEQLKMIPAGLIGFEQFQVAYPDGKILSKETGYSRDYGRNPYPGYDDIHNNPFLFRDPVDKRLPAMARVVTISDGEYHNAYPVKLLEKLGVVHHQLGDQSLVVFHQAGVSSALDTTRIANGVDVGATGIFIPVVGNQELTFVKRAGEIVDEQTGSHWNIVGQAVEGPLEGKQLKRLIHADQFWFSWAAFQPDTLIYNLDE; from the coding sequence ATGAAAAAACGTCCTATTCTACTATTTGCCTTGGGGATGCTTTTCATCGCAAATTTGGTATCGGCCAATTCCGAATCAAAAGGAGAAGACACGCTTAGTGAATTGCTACGAAGAGCTACTATAGGCTGGAATACAGATTGGTCAAAGCATTCCATAGAATATCGTGAACTACTCTCTGGAGGACCACCTCGAGATGGCATTCCCCCAATTGATCAGCCCAAATTCATTGATAACCAGCAGGCAGAACAATGGCTTGCACCGAATGATCCTGTGATTGCGCTGGAACTCAATCGAGATGCTCGAGCATACCCTCTGCAAATCCTGACATGGCACGAAATCGTCAATGATACTGTCGGAGGAATACCGATAACCATTACATTTTGTCCACTATGTAACTCTGCTATTGCGTTTGAACGAAATTATCAGGGGATTACTTATGACTTTGGCACCAGTGGTTTACTGAGGCACTCTGATCTGGTGATGTATGACCGGCAGACCGAGAGCTTGTGGCAACAGTTTACAGGCGAAGCAATTGTTGGTGCCATGACGGGTGAGCAATTGAAGATGATCCCTGCAGGATTGATCGGTTTCGAGCAATTTCAAGTAGCTTATCCAGATGGTAAGATTCTCTCCAAAGAAACAGGGTACTCAAGAGACTATGGACGCAATCCCTATCCGGGCTATGACGATATTCACAATAATCCCTTTCTCTTTCGAGATCCGGTTGACAAACGACTTCCCGCAATGGCACGAGTTGTTACCATCAGTGATGGGGAGTATCACAATGCGTATCCTGTGAAATTATTGGAAAAACTTGGGGTTGTTCATCATCAACTAGGGGACCAGTCTTTGGTGGTTTTTCATCAAGCTGGAGTCAGCAGCGCCTTAGATACAACTCGGATTGCTAATGGTGTCGATGTCGGAGCGACTGGTATATTTATACCTGTTGTCGGGAACCAAGAATTAACGTTTGTCAAGCGAGCAGGAGAAATTGTTGATGAGCAAACAGGAAGTCATTGGAATATTGTTGGGCAGGCAGTTGAGGGCCCTCTTGAGGGCAAACAACTGAAGAGGCTGATTCACGCTGATCAGTTTTGGTTTTCCTGGGCGGCTTTTCAACCAGACACATTAATTTATAATTTGGATGAGTAG